ACGTAATAAAGGGCAACGGGGTTATCGTTGTCCACAGGCTCATCGAAACGCTCTGGCCCGGCGGAAGGGAAAAGTCCATATCCGTATTGATACTATGACATGGAGACTCATTGATTTATTGATCAGAGAAGATTGGTCGCCCGAACAGATCTCCGGGCGTTTGAAACGTGAAATGAACTTTGCTGTAAGCCATGAATGGATCTAT
This genomic interval from Candidatus Neomarinimicrobiota bacterium contains the following:
- a CDS encoding IS30 family transposase, translating into RNKGQRGYRCPQAHRNALARRKGKVHIRIDTMTWRLIDLLIREDWSPEQISGRLKREMNFAVSHEWIYQHILKDKKQGGDLYVHLRCRKKRKK